A single genomic interval of Nostoc commune NIES-4072 harbors:
- a CDS encoding SWIM zinc finger family protein, which produces MSIPQISEFTIRRHANAKSFQRGEAYYEAGAVNTVTLRGDLLQADVVGSEAKPYHVNLSFDRSGLTSANCTCAYNFDGWCKHIVATMLVCARNPENIEKRPTLEELLNSLDYLQTQKLLQDLVKEDPPLIEVIDRHVSWMTNPTDRQTTTKPLLYITIDPAPFRRQVRQILKDTVRYFEEGCEEDPIGEELLSVVQTAVDFSERGEGKNAIAILEAITSTCVENWDDVAEYGAENDELIEELNNAWCEAILSAELTPEEKVDIQINLEAWQDEWNVDFGMIMEALRQGWDYPPLVQVLQGNITERGAWEEDVPDYADDLALIRLKILERQERYQEYLYLAEAEGQTQQYLTMLGRLGRVEEAIDAAQTQMNSMEEAFALAKTLSVQGALQQALSIAQSGLNLPGKCRYELGIWTSDLAIELGDSEAALLAIKAAFQVKPSFFDYQKMAELAGENWESVKTDLLRIIRTVSGGGTESAKVDIFLHEGLIDDAIAIASELSSYNSELIHRVMDAAIPHNPSWVIANARCRAEKIIDAGKAEYYYYAVEWLKKARNAYLESGNKADWLSYRQNLMQTHARKRKLMGMFQQRDMQ; this is translated from the coding sequence ATGTCTATTCCCCAAATTAGTGAATTTACTATCCGCCGTCATGCCAACGCCAAATCTTTCCAACGGGGCGAGGCATACTATGAGGCTGGTGCTGTCAATACAGTTACCCTACGTGGCGATCTGCTTCAGGCAGATGTTGTGGGCAGTGAAGCCAAACCTTATCATGTCAACCTGAGTTTTGATCGCAGTGGGTTAACCTCAGCAAACTGCACCTGTGCCTACAACTTTGACGGGTGGTGCAAACACATTGTAGCGACGATGCTTGTTTGTGCGCGTAACCCAGAAAACATTGAGAAGCGCCCCACCCTAGAAGAATTACTTAATAGCCTGGATTATTTACAAACTCAAAAACTTCTGCAAGACTTGGTAAAAGAAGACCCACCACTAATTGAGGTGATTGACCGCCATGTAAGTTGGATGACTAATCCTACTGACAGGCAAACAACCACAAAACCCTTGCTCTACATTACTATTGATCCGGCTCCCTTTCGGCGGCAAGTACGGCAGATTCTTAAGGATACCGTGCGCTACTTTGAGGAAGGGTGCGAAGAAGACCCAATTGGTGAAGAATTGCTGAGTGTAGTGCAAACTGCGGTAGATTTTAGTGAACGGGGAGAGGGTAAAAATGCGATCGCCATTTTAGAAGCGATTACCTCTACCTGTGTGGAAAATTGGGATGATGTTGCAGAATACGGCGCCGAAAATGATGAACTTATCGAAGAATTAAATAATGCCTGGTGTGAAGCAATTCTCAGTGCTGAACTCACCCCAGAAGAAAAAGTTGATATTCAAATAAATTTAGAAGCTTGGCAAGATGAGTGGAATGTTGATTTTGGCATGATTATGGAGGCTTTACGCCAAGGTTGGGATTATCCACCACTGGTGCAAGTTCTCCAAGGTAATATTACCGAAAGGGGAGCTTGGGAAGAAGACGTGCCAGACTACGCGGATGATTTGGCACTAATTCGGCTAAAAATCCTCGAACGTCAGGAACGTTACCAAGAATACTTATATTTAGCAGAAGCAGAAGGACAAACCCAACAGTATCTAACAATGCTAGGGCGTTTAGGCAGGGTAGAAGAAGCAATTGATGCTGCTCAAACCCAAATGAACTCAATGGAAGAAGCTTTTGCCCTAGCGAAAACACTCAGCGTTCAAGGAGCATTACAGCAAGCACTAAGTATAGCCCAGAGTGGATTAAATTTACCGGGTAAGTGTCGGTATGAATTGGGGATTTGGACAAGTGATTTGGCTATTGAGTTGGGTGATAGTGAAGCTGCTTTATTAGCAATCAAGGCGGCTTTTCAAGTGAAGCCCTCCTTTTTTGACTACCAGAAGATGGCAGAATTGGCTGGGGAAAATTGGGAAAGTGTCAAAACAGACCTGCTGAGAATTATTCGTACTGTTAGTGGTGGGGGAACAGAATCAGCCAAAGTGGATATATTCTTGCATGAGGGGCTAATTGATGATGCAATTGCGATCGCTAGTGAACTCAGTTCTTATAATTCAGAATTGATTCATCGAGTCATGGATGCTGCTATCCCTCATAATCCTAGTTGGGTAATTGCTAATGCTCGTTGCCGTGCCGAAAAAATTATAGATGCAGGTAAAGCCGAATACTATTACTACGCAGTTGAATGGTTAAAAAAGGCACGAAACGCCTACTTGGAATCTGGAAATAAAGCTGACTGGTTAAGCTATCGTCAAAACTTGATGCAAACCCACGCTCGTAAACGTAAATTGATGGGAATGTTTCAGCAAAGGGATATGCAGTAA
- a CDS encoding ShlB/FhaC/HecB family hemolysin secretion/activation protein — protein MIDKYPQNLIVSCLPLSMLLLLSSITSSPVKAQAANTTQLPPSNSIPRQLPPPQDVQPPLPSPVPSPEPPQPLPPPAELFPPSAPTPTPDEPPPGNLPQTIVVERFEVVGSTVFSPEELALATAEFTKRPISLSEVYQARSKITDLYVQNGYITSGAYIPPQTIQSGVVKIQVVEGKLEDIQVTGTRRLNPNYVRSRLAIATSAPLNRQRLLEALQLLQLNPLIKNVTAELTAGSRTGTSLLEVKISEAKTFSSPIILDNGRSPSVGSFRRGLRLNEANLLGFGDSLSLGYSNTDGSNSFDTSYTLPVNPRNGTLSFNYGTTSSDVIEPAFKDLNIESASRYYELTFRQPIVQTPTQEFALGLTASRRETKASYFPFREVRLPFPGLGADEQGRTRVSALRFFQEWTSRNSREVIALRSQFSLGLDVLNATVNQNRPDSRFFAWQGQAQWARLLAPQTLLLLRLNTQLASTTLLPIEQIGLGGLDSVRGYRQDYLLTDNATFVSAEVQVPILRLPQINSTLQAVPFADFGVGWNNSGATNPNPGPNTLASVGLGLRWSQGDRFTVRLDWGIPLVSVNSNDRTLQENGLYFSLFYNPF, from the coding sequence ATGATTGATAAATATCCTCAAAATCTTATAGTGTCCTGCTTACCACTGAGTATGCTTCTATTACTCAGCAGCATAACTTCTAGTCCAGTGAAAGCTCAGGCTGCTAATACTACACAATTGCCACCTAGTAATTCTATCCCACGACAACTCCCACCACCACAGGATGTCCAACCACCCTTACCTTCACCTGTTCCTTCACCTGAACCACCACAGCCACTCCCCCCGCCAGCAGAACTATTTCCACCCTCTGCACCAACTCCTACACCTGATGAACCACCCCCTGGCAACCTTCCTCAAACTATTGTTGTTGAACGTTTTGAAGTTGTTGGTAGCACAGTCTTCAGTCCCGAAGAGTTAGCCCTCGCCACTGCTGAATTTACCAAACGACCGATCTCATTGTCTGAAGTCTATCAAGCACGTTCTAAAATTACTGATTTATACGTACAAAATGGTTACATTACTTCTGGTGCTTATATCCCACCGCAAACAATCCAATCCGGTGTTGTAAAAATTCAGGTGGTCGAAGGTAAATTAGAAGATATCCAGGTAACTGGAACTCGGCGGTTGAATCCGAATTATGTCCGTAGCCGACTAGCAATAGCTACATCAGCGCCTCTAAATCGGCAACGTCTACTAGAGGCACTGCAACTTTTGCAACTTAATCCTTTGATTAAAAACGTAACTGCTGAACTCACCGCAGGATCGCGGACTGGTACGAGTCTTTTAGAAGTCAAGATCAGCGAGGCAAAAACCTTTAGTAGCCCAATAATTCTTGATAATGGGCGATCGCCTAGTGTTGGCAGTTTCCGCCGTGGATTACGATTGAATGAAGCCAACTTACTTGGATTTGGAGATAGTCTGAGTTTAGGATACTCCAACACTGATGGTAGCAACTCCTTTGACACTAGTTACACATTGCCTGTCAATCCCCGCAACGGGACACTTAGCTTCAACTATGGCACTACATCAAGTGATGTCATTGAACCTGCTTTCAAAGATTTAAATATCGAATCGGCATCTCGCTACTACGAATTGACATTCCGTCAGCCTATAGTTCAAACTCCCACACAAGAATTCGCCCTTGGGTTAACAGCCTCCCGACGGGAAACTAAAGCCTCTTATTTCCCCTTCAGAGAAGTACGACTACCTTTCCCCGGTTTAGGTGCTGATGAACAGGGACGCACCAGGGTATCTGCCTTACGATTTTTCCAAGAATGGACGAGTCGTAACAGCCGTGAAGTCATCGCCCTACGCTCTCAATTCAGTTTGGGTTTAGATGTGTTGAATGCCACGGTTAATCAAAATCGTCCTGATAGCCGTTTTTTTGCTTGGCAAGGGCAGGCGCAGTGGGCACGCCTTTTAGCTCCTCAAACCTTACTTTTACTTCGTTTAAATACGCAACTAGCATCCACCACACTCTTACCTATAGAGCAAATTGGCTTAGGTGGGCTGGATAGCGTTCGGGGTTATCGTCAAGATTATCTGCTGACAGATAACGCCACCTTTGTTTCTGCGGAGGTTCAAGTACCGATTCTGCGTTTACCGCAGATAAATAGCACCTTACAGGCTGTCCCCTTTGCGGATTTTGGTGTTGGCTGGAATAATTCTGGTGCAACAAACCCGAACCCCGGCCCTAATACTCTAGCTTCTGTTGGTCTGGGGTTGCGTTGGTCACAAGGCGATCGCTTTACCGTTCGTCTTGACTGGGGCATTCCTTTAGTATCTGTTAACTCGAATGATAGAACATTACAAGAAAACGGACTGTATTTTAGTTTATTCTATAATCCTTTTTAA
- a CDS encoding EAL domain-containing protein: MLGNEREKIRHLLVIQDLQGRRTVPLQETTYSLGRHPANTIILSSRSVSMQHAILLRVTVPETDQYGFQIIDGNYKGKGSTNGLFVNGTKCFSHNLRSGDVIAFGSNQAQAKYYAISNISEKAFSESFDVEDLSGFLSEQGSPANPFQTLALDPSFEVASESALARLASFPELIPNPIIEMDLEGRVTYLNPAAALKFPKLREIGTKHPILTGLISTKNVEKNSFVREVEVGTEVFEQSVLYLPESDLIRTFIIRDITEQKQATAELRQRDRLLQAVAEAANYLLGEMNYETGIDLALAVLGEAAKADRAYLFQNHPHPATGEIVVSLRFEWTHPSIESTYKYWQNQPYQGSGLARWYTVLSSGKSISGLTQQFPATEQEFLIRDGIQSLLLVPLCLENELWGYLGLADCTFERHWSKHEESTLLTMAASIIGARQRQQVEKKIRYQALHDMLTGLPNRLLFNELLNKTLPNATRNGESLAVIFLDLDRFKVINDTLGHTLGDQLLQSVAQRLQGSLRSGDTIARWGGDEFTILLPRVNDIEEVTLVAYRILQALEDAFYLQDHELYVTASLGIALLDSNSPDAETLIQHADAALYYAKDKGRNNYQFYSVSLSAKNPELLTLEKSLRYALERNEFTLHYQPRVNIITKEITGMEALLRWQHPEMGLVAPSVFIPLVEESGLIVPIGEWVLRTACIQNKIWQDAGLPPITMAVNLSLKQFRQPKLVETIATVLEQTGLEPHFLELEIMETTAIEDLDFTKTVLKNLQQMGVCLSIDDFGTGHSSLSRLQLLPLHNLKIDKSFIQYLTQDVKVAHIIKAIVTLGHSLGLKLIAEGVEKEEELEFLKSINCEDVQGYLFYRPLSAQKATEILENKQPT; this comes from the coding sequence ATGCTAGGAAACGAGCGGGAAAAAATACGCCATCTGTTGGTCATTCAAGACCTGCAAGGTCGGCGAACTGTCCCCTTGCAAGAGACTACTTATTCTCTGGGGCGGCATCCCGCAAACACTATTATCTTGTCTTCCCGGTCAGTATCAATGCAACATGCAATTTTATTGCGAGTAACTGTTCCAGAGACTGATCAATATGGGTTTCAGATTATTGATGGTAACTATAAGGGAAAGGGAAGTACTAATGGCTTATTTGTCAATGGCACTAAATGCTTTTCCCATAATCTTAGAAGTGGAGATGTCATTGCCTTTGGCAGTAATCAAGCTCAAGCTAAATATTATGCTATTTCTAACATTTCAGAAAAAGCATTTTCTGAATCTTTTGATGTTGAAGACTTATCTGGTTTCCTATCAGAGCAAGGTAGCCCTGCCAATCCTTTTCAAACCTTAGCTCTCGATCCCAGCTTTGAAGTAGCTAGTGAGTCTGCTTTAGCTCGCCTAGCATCCTTCCCTGAACTCATCCCCAATCCAATCATTGAGATGGATTTGGAGGGAAGAGTCACTTATCTTAATCCAGCCGCAGCTCTCAAGTTTCCCAAGTTGAGGGAAATTGGAACAAAACACCCGATTTTAACAGGACTTATAAGTACAAAAAATGTAGAAAAAAATTCTTTTGTGCGGGAGGTGGAAGTAGGTACAGAAGTTTTTGAACAATCCGTTCTTTACTTACCTGAAAGTGATTTAATTAGAACTTTTATTATTAGGGATATTACAGAGCAAAAACAAGCCACAGCCGAACTACGTCAGCGCGATCGCTTGCTACAGGCAGTTGCAGAAGCAGCCAATTATTTGCTTGGGGAAATGAATTATGAAACTGGTATTGATCTAGCTCTAGCTGTATTGGGTGAAGCTGCCAAAGCAGATCGTGCCTATCTTTTTCAGAACCATCCCCATCCCGCTACAGGAGAAATAGTAGTCAGCTTGCGGTTTGAATGGACACATCCTTCTATTGAATCTACTTACAAATATTGGCAGAATCAGCCTTATCAAGGTTCTGGATTAGCTCGTTGGTACACTGTTCTCTCTAGCGGCAAGTCGATTAGCGGACTGACCCAACAATTTCCTGCCACCGAACAAGAATTCCTGATTCGAGATGGCATTCAATCCCTTCTTCTGGTACCGCTTTGCTTGGAGAATGAGTTGTGGGGTTACCTCGGCTTGGCAGACTGCACCTTTGAGCGTCATTGGTCAAAGCACGAAGAATCTACCCTTTTGACGATGGCCGCCAGTATCATTGGTGCGCGGCAACGTCAGCAAGTAGAAAAAAAGATTCGCTATCAAGCCCTACATGACATGCTGACAGGGTTGCCCAATCGCCTACTATTTAATGAGCTACTTAATAAAACTCTCCCCAACGCCACTCGGAATGGTGAAAGTTTAGCTGTGATCTTCCTCGACCTGGATCGCTTTAAGGTGATTAATGACACTTTGGGGCACACTCTGGGAGACCAATTGTTACAAAGCGTCGCTCAAAGATTACAAGGCTCACTCAGAAGCGGAGACACTATAGCCCGTTGGGGAGGTGATGAGTTCACTATCTTACTCCCACGAGTCAATGATATTGAAGAGGTAACATTAGTAGCGTATAGAATATTACAGGCATTGGAGGATGCTTTCTATCTCCAAGACCATGAACTTTATGTGACTGCCAGCCTCGGTATTGCGTTGCTTGATAGCAACAGTCCTGACGCCGAAACACTAATCCAGCACGCAGATGCTGCTTTGTACTACGCCAAGGACAAAGGGCGGAATAACTACCAATTCTATAGTGTTTCTCTCAGTGCTAAAAATCCTGAACTCTTGACTTTAGAAAAGAGCTTGCGCTATGCCCTAGAACGCAATGAATTTACGCTACACTATCAGCCTCGCGTAAACATTATTACAAAAGAAATTACTGGTATGGAGGCTCTATTGCGCTGGCAGCACCCAGAGATGGGATTAGTCGCACCCAGTGTTTTCATTCCCCTGGTCGAAGAAAGTGGATTAATTGTCCCCATCGGCGAATGGGTGCTGCGGACAGCCTGTATTCAAAATAAAATCTGGCAAGATGCAGGATTGCCACCCATAACGATGGCTGTTAATCTTTCTCTTAAGCAGTTCCGCCAACCCAAGTTGGTAGAGACTATAGCTACAGTTTTAGAACAAACGGGTCTGGAGCCGCACTTTTTAGAATTAGAAATTATGGAAACCACAGCCATTGAGGATTTAGATTTTACCAAAACGGTGTTAAAGAATTTACAGCAGATGGGTGTTTGCCTCTCCATTGATGACTTTGGTACGGGTCATTCCTCGCTCTCGCGTCTACAGCTTTTGCCACTCCACAACCTGAAAATAGATAAATCTTTTATTCAATATTTGACGCAGGATGTCAAAGTAGCTCATATTATCAAAGCGATAGTTACTTTGGGACACAGCTTGGGATTGAAGTTAATAGCCGAAGGGGTAGAAAAAGAAGAGGAACTGGAGTTCTTGAAATCTATTAATTGTGAGGATGTACAGGGCTATTTATTCTACCGACCACTTTCTGCGCAGAAAGCAACAGAAATCCTCGAAAATAAACAACCAACCTAA
- a CDS encoding glycosyltransferase, giving the protein MNHLPVDATTATSFLPMVSVVVPIYNGEADLPQLINCLLSQTYPKDRVEYLLVDNNSSDRTLTILKTSAENCPITIRPLSENQIQSSYSARNTGIRAATGEIIIFTDADCRPQPQWLYALIQPFVNKEVVIVAGEILALPGTTLLEQHADRQETLSQKHTLNHSFRPYGQTANLAIRRIALEKAGLFRPYLTTGGDADICWRILGENIGRLEFAPNAIVQHRHRNTLKELQSQWRRYGRSNRYLHELHGVDLMRDITLKECGYRLARWLIKEIPRDMKKAIAGKAILVDLLNTPIGLFTVRARAAGQRDAKLPENAKIIERL; this is encoded by the coding sequence ATGAATCATCTGCCAGTTGATGCAACCACCGCCACCAGTTTTTTACCAATGGTGTCGGTGGTTGTTCCTATTTATAACGGTGAGGCGGATTTACCACAGTTAATCAATTGTTTGTTGTCTCAAACTTACCCGAAAGACCGGGTAGAGTACTTGTTGGTGGACAATAATAGTAGCGATCGCACTCTCACCATCCTCAAGACATCTGCCGAAAACTGTCCGATTACAATTCGCCCATTGAGCGAAAATCAAATTCAAAGCTCATACTCTGCTCGTAATACTGGGATTCGCGCCGCTACAGGTGAAATTATTATTTTTACCGATGCAGATTGTCGTCCACAACCGCAATGGCTATATGCATTAATCCAGCCTTTTGTCAACAAAGAAGTGGTAATTGTCGCTGGTGAAATTTTGGCACTACCAGGCACAACTCTGCTAGAACAGCACGCAGATCGTCAAGAAACTTTGTCGCAAAAGCATACCCTTAACCATTCCTTTCGTCCCTATGGTCAAACGGCTAATTTAGCAATTCGACGCATTGCCTTAGAAAAAGCGGGTTTATTTCGTCCCTATCTTACCACTGGTGGCGATGCCGATATTTGCTGGCGGATTTTGGGGGAAAACATCGGGCGTTTGGAATTTGCTCCGAATGCGATCGTTCAGCACCGCCACCGCAATACACTTAAAGAACTGCAAAGTCAATGGCGACGCTATGGACGCTCAAATCGCTATCTGCACGAACTACACGGTGTAGATTTGATGCGAGATATTACACTCAAAGAATGCGGCTATCGTTTGGCACGTTGGTTAATCAAGGAAATACCAAGGGATATGAAAAAGGCGATCGCAGGTAAAGCCATCCTTGTAGATTTATTAAATACTCCCATTGGTTTGTTCACTGTTAGGGCGCGTGCTGCTGGGCAACGAGACGCCAAGTTGCCAGAAAATGCCAAGATAATTGAGCGACTGTAA
- the ctpB gene encoding carboxyl-terminal processing protease CtpB: MNQSAKSYSPLQVALIGGAIATTATMSLFGTAWTRGVWAALALQDSPKVIVDQVWQLVNHEYVDGKFNQQDWQATRQSLLSKDYSSREEAYTAIREALQKLGDPYTRFMDPKQFEALTSQTSGEVSGIGIRMEVNEKTQRLTVVEAIENSPALKAGIKAGDEILAIDGKPTLKMKVDDASKLIRGKAGTPIKLKLGRAGQNAFDLKLTRASIEVPTVRYTLKQEGNRRVGYIRLREFSAHAAEQMQRAIRDLNTKKVDSYVLDLRGNPGGLLQASIEIARMWYNDGGIVKTVDRVGGTEETKANRTALTNRPLAVLVDGNSASASEILTGALKDNKRAVVVGGQTFGKALVQSVHELADGSGLAVTIAHYYTPAGTDINHKGIAPDIKLDLTEAQERQLASNPDLIGTKSDPQYARAIAILSNRNFAQPPANQPTRPMSRADNLKF, from the coding sequence ATGAACCAATCTGCGAAAAGTTACTCGCCGCTCCAAGTAGCCTTGATTGGTGGAGCGATCGCCACTACTGCTACTATGTCTTTGTTCGGCACCGCTTGGACTCGTGGTGTCTGGGCCGCTCTAGCCCTACAAGACAGCCCGAAAGTGATAGTTGACCAAGTATGGCAACTGGTGAATCATGAATATGTTGATGGCAAATTTAATCAACAAGATTGGCAAGCAACCAGACAAAGCCTGTTGAGCAAAGACTATTCTTCTCGGGAAGAAGCTTATACTGCCATCCGCGAAGCTTTACAAAAGTTGGGAGATCCTTACACTCGATTCATGGACCCCAAACAGTTTGAAGCCCTGACTAGCCAAACATCTGGGGAAGTCTCTGGTATTGGCATTCGCATGGAAGTGAACGAAAAAACTCAGCGCCTTACTGTTGTCGAAGCCATAGAAAATTCTCCGGCGTTAAAAGCTGGGATCAAAGCAGGCGATGAAATTTTGGCAATTGATGGCAAACCCACTCTCAAAATGAAAGTGGATGATGCTTCTAAGCTAATTCGTGGCAAAGCGGGTACTCCCATCAAGTTAAAGCTAGGACGGGCGGGGCAAAATGCCTTTGATTTGAAGCTGACAAGAGCAAGCATTGAAGTGCCAACAGTACGTTATACCCTCAAGCAAGAAGGGAATCGCCGCGTTGGCTATATCCGTTTGCGAGAATTTAGCGCTCACGCCGCAGAACAAATGCAACGAGCCATCCGCGATTTAAACACTAAGAAAGTTGATTCTTATGTTTTGGATTTGCGGGGAAATCCTGGCGGGTTGTTACAAGCGAGCATTGAAATTGCCCGGATGTGGTATAATGACGGCGGCATTGTCAAGACAGTAGACCGTGTAGGCGGTACTGAAGAAACCAAAGCCAATCGGACTGCTCTCACAAATCGTCCTTTGGCGGTCTTAGTGGATGGTAATTCAGCTAGTGCTAGCGAAATCCTCACAGGCGCACTCAAGGATAATAAGCGGGCGGTAGTCGTAGGTGGTCAAACCTTTGGTAAAGCCTTAGTGCAGTCAGTTCATGAACTCGCAGATGGTTCCGGCTTGGCAGTTACCATAGCCCATTACTACACTCCGGCGGGAACGGATATTAACCATAAAGGGATTGCCCCAGATATCAAGCTAGACTTGACAGAGGCACAAGAGCGGCAGTTAGCTTCTAATCCAGATTTAATCGGAACTAAGAGTGATCCACAATATGCCCGGGCGATCGCAATTTTGTCAAATCGCAACTTTGCCCAACCGCCAGCAAATCAGCCGACTCGACCCATGAGCCGTGCCGATAACCTAAAATTTTAG
- a CDS encoding YdcF family protein has protein sequence MKRKFTIKSLISIKKIFTNLWQSLQKLTGGLYFVLGAWLIFTTITLVFASSQPVDAFFVLGGSIHRETYVAQQAKQYPQTPILISHGSPDPCIWLIFQAELAGLQNVWLENCANSTFGNFYYGIPILRRWGVHKVMLITSPSHLPRAKWMAQILLGAHGIWVETEIVEELGVPGNRESWAKTGLDVTRSLFWAIFSQIIQPQCSNVTRLTEVDMQAWENRGFHCEHQVGVRR, from the coding sequence ATGAAACGTAAATTTACCATCAAATCGTTAATTTCTATTAAAAAAATTTTTACTAATCTGTGGCAATCGTTACAAAAACTAACTGGTGGATTGTATTTTGTTTTGGGGGCTTGGCTGATTTTTACCACTATAACCTTAGTTTTTGCATCTTCGCAGCCAGTAGATGCCTTTTTTGTGCTTGGTGGGAGTATTCATCGAGAAACCTATGTTGCCCAACAAGCAAAACAATACCCACAAACCCCAATTTTAATTTCTCATGGTTCCCCAGACCCCTGTATATGGTTAATTTTTCAGGCGGAATTAGCAGGGTTACAAAACGTTTGGTTAGAAAACTGCGCGAATTCTACCTTTGGAAATTTTTATTATGGTATTCCAATTTTGCGACGTTGGGGAGTGCATAAAGTCATGTTGATTACCTCGCCAAGTCATTTACCCAGAGCCAAATGGATGGCACAGATTCTTTTGGGCGCTCATGGTATTTGGGTTGAGACAGAGATTGTTGAGGAGTTAGGTGTTCCTGGTAATCGTGAATCTTGGGCCAAAACTGGATTAGATGTAACACGCAGCTTATTTTGGGCGATTTTTAGCCAAATTATTCAACCGCAATGCTCAAATGTAACAAGACTTACCGAAGTAGATATGCAAGCTTGGGAGAATCGAGGTTTTCATTGTGAACACCAAGTAGGGGTGAGGAGATAA
- a CDS encoding Txe/YoeB family addiction module toxin codes for MSQPTSEEPLPNPKDASWRLIYTKQAQKDAKKLVFSNLKEKTEELLAVLQDNPFQNPPPYEKLVGDLSGAYSRRINIQHRLVYEVRTYAHSTNSRRSWRLGGSRN; via the coding sequence GTGAGTCAGCCAACGTCTGAGGAGCCACTTCCAAACCCCAAAGATGCGAGTTGGAGGTTGATTTACACAAAACAAGCGCAAAAAGACGCAAAGAAATTAGTTTTTAGTAACTTAAAGGAAAAGACCGAGGAATTACTCGCAGTCCTTCAAGACAATCCTTTTCAAAATCCTCCACCTTATGAAAAGCTGGTTGGTGACTTATCAGGTGCTTATTCTCGTAGGATAAATATACAGCATCGGTTGGTATATGAGGTTAGGACTTACGCACACTCTACGAATTCTCGGCGCTCTTGGCGTCTTGGCGGTTCGAGAAATTAA
- a CDS encoding type II toxin-antitoxin system Phd/YefM family antitoxin, translating to MMSSLPVKDAQNNLQEIIDQVAQGKPVIIRGDRGNAILLAEKDWSAIQETLYLLSIPGMRESIKEGLATPIQECDEELDW from the coding sequence ATGATGTCTTCGCTTCCCGTCAAGGATGCTCAAAATAATTTACAAGAGATCATCGACCAAGTTGCACAGGGTAAACCTGTAATCATTCGAGGCGATCGCGGTAATGCGATTCTGCTTGCGGAAAAAGATTGGTCTGCAATTCAGGAGACTCTTTACTTATTATCTATCCCTGGAATGCGAGAATCTATCAAAGAAGGACTAGCAACCCCAATCCAAGAATGTGATGAGGAGTTGGATTGGTGA
- a CDS encoding type II toxin-antitoxin system RelE/ParE family toxin, with the protein MIISFKDQGTEDIFDGNDSKEARKQCPLYCWEVAQRKLDQLNAALSLDDIKVPPGNRLEVLKGARKGQHSIRINDQYRICFIWTLQGASEVEIVDYH; encoded by the coding sequence ATGATAATATCATTTAAGGATCAAGGAACCGAAGATATTTTTGATGGCAATGACTCAAAGGAAGCTCGAAAGCAATGTCCTCTATACTGTTGGGAAGTTGCCCAAAGAAAATTAGATCAACTTAATGCAGCGTTATCTCTAGATGACATTAAAGTTCCACCGGGTAACAGGTTAGAAGTATTAAAAGGCGCTCGTAAAGGTCAGCATAGCATTCGGATTAATGACCAATATCGAATTTGCTTTATATGGACACTCCAGGGTGCATCAGAAGTTGAAATAGTCGATTACCATTAG
- a CDS encoding HigA family addiction module antitoxin, with the protein MRVPKYRPPSHPGEILLKDFLDPMGITQRELADALHVPYQRINELVNQKRGITPSTAIRLSKFFGNSSEFWLNLQQNWELYHVLKEEEEELKSILQFRTTK; encoded by the coding sequence ATGAGAGTTCCAAAGTATAGACCTCCATCACATCCAGGTGAAATATTACTTAAAGATTTTTTAGACCCAATGGGAATAACCCAAAGAGAACTTGCAGATGCACTTCACGTTCCTTATCAGCGAATAAATGAGCTTGTAAATCAAAAGCGAGGGATTACACCTAGTACGGCAATAAGGTTATCAAAATTTTTTGGAAATAGCTCAGAGTTTTGGTTAAACCTCCAACAAAATTGGGAACTTTACCACGTTCTTAAGGAAGAAGAAGAGGAGCTAAAAAGTATTTTGCAATTCCGAACCACGAAGTAG